Part of the Candidatus Methylomirabilota bacterium genome, CCAAGGCCGCGGCGACGCATCCCATCTCGGTACGGTTCGGCAGGGAGGAGCGCTCGATGCTCCGGATCCTGCGGGCTCGGGCGGCAGCGAGCAAGCGGACTCTGTCCGAGCAGATGAAGTACTACGCACATCTCGGCATCGTGGCCTCTGACAATCCCGACCTGCCGTTGAGCTTCATCGAGGGCCTGCTGGAGGGCGCTGAGGAGAGCCGGGCCGGCCTGTCTGTACCGTACAAGTGGGGCCTGCTCAAGTAGCCGATGACCGCCAAGCCGCCTGAGCGGCAGGCCAGGGCAGTCCCGCGCTTCATGAAGTCGAAGCGGCGGCTGTCCCCCGTCGTTCAGGCCGAAGTGGACTCGCAGATCAAGGCCTTGATGGACAACCCGCTGGTGGGCGAGATGAAAAAGGGCGCATTGAAAGGAGTTCGGGTCGTCACATTCAAGGCCGATGACCGGCAGTATCTCCTGGCCTATTACTTCCACGCCAAGCCCAATATCATCGAGGCATTGGACGTGGCCGTCCACGAGAACTTCTATCGGAGCTTGGAAAGCTACCTGAGGGACCGTCCATGAAGACCTATCGCATCGCAGAAGCGCTACGAGCTGATCCAGGCCCAGCGCCAGGCGGAGATCGTGGCGGCCGAGGCCAAGGGCGTGGCCGACGCGCTCCGGATCAAGGGCGAGGCCGAGGCCAACTACAACGGCCGGGTGTCCTCATCACTGACGCCGGTGCTCATCCAGCAGCAGTACCTGTCGCGCTGGGACGGCCGCCTGCCCCAGTACTCGCTGGGCGGCAGCGTGGTGCCCTTCATCCAGATTCCGGGCGCGCCCGCGATCGAGGCCCCGCGCCGCTAGCTCGAGGCGGCGGGCTCGCTCACCGCTCGAGGCCCGACGTCGGCCCGGGGCCCGGCATCGCGTCACCTCGCGCGGTCTCGTCGCCACGCGGCGTGTGCACCGCCACGCCATACCCGAGATACAGCCGCTTGACCTCGGGATTCTGGAGCAGGGCCTGCCCTGCGCCCTCGAACCGGTTTCGTCCCAACTCCAGGACATACCCCCGATCGGAGATTTCCAGCGCCCGGGCGGCGTTCTGCTCCACCAGCATCACCGTGAGACCGTCCCGCGCCAGCTCGACGATCCTGTCGAAGACATCGTCGACGAAGCGGGGGCTGAGGCCGAGCGACGGTTCGTCGAGCATCATCATCTTCGGCCGCATCATGAGGGCGCGCCCCATGGCCAGCATCTGCTGCTCGCCGCCGCTCATCGTCCCCGCCAGCTGACGAGGGCGCTCGCGGAGCCGGGGGAAGAGCGAGAAGACGTACTCCAGGGACGCGTTGATCTTGGCCTTGTCCCGCTCGAGGTAGGCGCCCATCTCGAGGTTCTCGCGCACGGTCATCGGGCCGAACACGACGCGGCCCTGGGGC contains:
- a CDS encoding type II toxin-antitoxin system RelE/ParE family toxin, with the translated sequence MTAKPPERQARAVPRFMKSKRRLSPVVQAEVDSQIKALMDNPLVGEMKKGALKGVRVVTFKADDRQYLLAYYFHAKPNIIEALDVAVHENFYRSLESYLRDRP
- a CDS encoding ABC transporter ATP-binding protein, whose amino-acid sequence is MLELRDVEAGYGSLQILHGVSLHVNAGEVVSVIGPNGAGKSTAFKVIMGFISHLGGQIVFDGHDLVGRQPDRILALGLGYVPQGRVVFGPMTVRENLEMGAYLERDKAKINASLEYVFSLFPRLRERPRQLAGTMSGGEQQMLAMGRALMMRPKMMMLDEPSLGLSPRFVDDVFDRIVELARDGLTVMLVEQNAARALEISDRGYVLELGRNRFEGAGQALLQNPEVKRLYLGYGVAVHTPRGDETARGDAMPGPGPTSGLER